A section of the Papio anubis isolate 15944 chromosome 16, Panubis1.0, whole genome shotgun sequence genome encodes:
- the MMP11 gene encoding stromelysin-3 isoform X1: MAPAAWLRSAAPRALLLPMLLLLLQPPPLLARALPPDTHHRHAERRGPQPWHAALPSSPAPAPATQEVPRPASGLRPPRCGVPDSPDGLSARNRQKRFVLSGGRWEKTDLTYRILRFPWQLVQEQVRQTMAEALKVWSDVTPLTFTEVHEGHADIMIDFARYWHGDDLPFDGPGGILAHAFFPKTHREGDVHFDYDETWTIGDDQGTDLLQVAAHEFGHVLGLQHTTAAKALMSAFYTFRYPLSLSPDDRRGIQHLYGQPQPTVTSRTPALGPQAGIDTNEIAPLEPDAPPDACEASFDAVSTIRGELFFFKAGFVWRLRGGQLQPGYPALASRHWQGLPSPVDAAFEDARGHIWFFQGAQYWVYDGEKPVLGPAPLTELGLVRFPVHAALVWGPEKNKIYFFRGRDYWRFHPSTRRVDSPVPRRATDWRGVPSEIDAAFQDADGYAYFLRGRLYWKFDPVKVKALEGFPRLVGPDFFGCAEPANTFL, encoded by the exons ATGGCTCCGGCCGCCTGGCTCCGCAGCGCGGCCCCGCGCGCCCTCCTGCTCccgatgctgctgctgctgctccagccGCCGCCGCTGCTGGCCCGGGCTCTGCCGCCG GACACCCACCACCGCCATGCCGAGAGGAGGGGGCCACAGCCCTGGCATGCAGCCCTGCCCAGTAGCCCGGCACCTGCCCCTGCCACGCAGGAGGTCCCCCGGCCTGCCAGTGGCCTTAGGCCTCCCCGCTGTGGCGTGCCTGACTCACCTGATGGGCTGAGTGCCCGCAACCGACAGAAGAGGTTCGTGCTGTCTGGCGGGCGCTGGGAGAAGACGGATCTCACCTACAG GATCCTTCGGTTCCCATGGCAGCTGGTGCAGGAGCAGGTGCGGCAGACGATGGCAGAGGCCTTAAAGGTATGGAGCGATGTGACGCCACTCACCTTCACTGAGGTGCACGAGGGCCATGCTGACATCATGATCGACTTCGCCAG GTACTGGCATGGGGACGACCTGCCGTTTGATGGGCCTGGGGGCATCCTGGCCCATGCCTTCTTCCCTAAGACTCACCGAGAAGGGGATGTCCACTTCGACTATGATGAGACCTGGACTATCGGGGATGACCAGG GCACAGACCTGCTGCAGGTGGCAGCCCATGAATTTGGCCACGTACTGGGGCTGCAGCACACAACAGCCGCCAAGGCCCTGATGTCTGCCTTCTACACCTTCCGCTACCCGCTGAGTCTCAGCCCAGATGACCGCAGGGGCATTCAACACCTATATGGCCAGCCCCAGCCCACTGTTACCTCCAGGACCCCAGCCCTGGGCCCCCAGGCTGGGATAGACACCAATGAGATTGCACCGCTGGAG CCGGATGCCCCACCAGATGCCTGCGAGGCCTCCTTTGACGCGGTCTCCACCATCCGAGGCGAGCTCTTTTTCTTCAAAGCGGGCTTTGTGTGGCGCCTGCGTGGGGGCCAGCTGCAACCCGGCTACCCAGCATTGGCCTCTCGCCACTGGCAGGGACTGCCCAGCCCTGTGGACGCTGCCTTTGAGGATGCCCGGGGCCACATTTGGTTCTTCCAAG GTGCTCAGTACTGGGTGTATGATGGTGAAAAGCCAGTCCTGGGCCCCGCACCCCTCACCGAGCTGGGCCTGGTGAGGTTCCCGGTCCATGCCGCCTTGGTCTGGGGTCCTGAGAAGAACAAGATCTACTTCTTCCGAGGCAGGGACTACTGGCGTTTCCACCCCAGCACCCGGCGTGTAGACAGTCCCGTGCCCCGCAGGGCCACTGACTGGCGAGGGGTGCCCTCTGAGATCGACGCTGCCTTCCAGGATGCTGATG GTTATGCCTACTTCCTGCGTGGCCGCCTCTACTGGAAGTTTGACCCTGTGAAGGTGAAGGCTCTGGAAGGCTTCCCCCGTCTCGTGGGTCCCGACTTCTTCGGCTGTGCCGAGCCTGCCAACACTTTCCTCTGA
- the MMP11 gene encoding stromelysin-3 isoform X2: protein MAPAAWLRSAAPRALLLPMLLLLLQPPPLLARALPPDTHHRHAERRGPQPWHAALPSSPAPAPATQEVPRPASGLRPPRCGVPDSPDGLSARNRQKRFVLSGGRWEKTDLTYRILRFPWQLVQEQVRQTMAEALKVWSDVTPLTFTEVHEGHADIMIDFARYWHGDDLPFDGPGGILAHAFFPKTHREGDVHFDYDETWTIGDDQGTDLLQVAAHEFGHVLGLQHTTAAKALMSAFYTFRYPLSLSPDDRRGIQHLYGQPQPTVTSRTPALGPQAGIDTNEIAPLEPDAPPDACEASFDAVSTIRGELFFFKAGFVWRLRGGQLQPGYPALASRHWQGLPSPVDAAFEDARGHIWFFQGYAYFLRGRLYWKFDPVKVKALEGFPRLVGPDFFGCAEPANTFL from the exons ATGGCTCCGGCCGCCTGGCTCCGCAGCGCGGCCCCGCGCGCCCTCCTGCTCccgatgctgctgctgctgctccagccGCCGCCGCTGCTGGCCCGGGCTCTGCCGCCG GACACCCACCACCGCCATGCCGAGAGGAGGGGGCCACAGCCCTGGCATGCAGCCCTGCCCAGTAGCCCGGCACCTGCCCCTGCCACGCAGGAGGTCCCCCGGCCTGCCAGTGGCCTTAGGCCTCCCCGCTGTGGCGTGCCTGACTCACCTGATGGGCTGAGTGCCCGCAACCGACAGAAGAGGTTCGTGCTGTCTGGCGGGCGCTGGGAGAAGACGGATCTCACCTACAG GATCCTTCGGTTCCCATGGCAGCTGGTGCAGGAGCAGGTGCGGCAGACGATGGCAGAGGCCTTAAAGGTATGGAGCGATGTGACGCCACTCACCTTCACTGAGGTGCACGAGGGCCATGCTGACATCATGATCGACTTCGCCAG GTACTGGCATGGGGACGACCTGCCGTTTGATGGGCCTGGGGGCATCCTGGCCCATGCCTTCTTCCCTAAGACTCACCGAGAAGGGGATGTCCACTTCGACTATGATGAGACCTGGACTATCGGGGATGACCAGG GCACAGACCTGCTGCAGGTGGCAGCCCATGAATTTGGCCACGTACTGGGGCTGCAGCACACAACAGCCGCCAAGGCCCTGATGTCTGCCTTCTACACCTTCCGCTACCCGCTGAGTCTCAGCCCAGATGACCGCAGGGGCATTCAACACCTATATGGCCAGCCCCAGCCCACTGTTACCTCCAGGACCCCAGCCCTGGGCCCCCAGGCTGGGATAGACACCAATGAGATTGCACCGCTGGAG CCGGATGCCCCACCAGATGCCTGCGAGGCCTCCTTTGACGCGGTCTCCACCATCCGAGGCGAGCTCTTTTTCTTCAAAGCGGGCTTTGTGTGGCGCCTGCGTGGGGGCCAGCTGCAACCCGGCTACCCAGCATTGGCCTCTCGCCACTGGCAGGGACTGCCCAGCCCTGTGGACGCTGCCTTTGAGGATGCCCGGGGCCACATTTGGTTCTTCCAAG GTTATGCCTACTTCCTGCGTGGCCGCCTCTACTGGAAGTTTGACCCTGTGAAGGTGAAGGCTCTGGAAGGCTTCCCCCGTCTCGTGGGTCCCGACTTCTTCGGCTGTGCCGAGCCTGCCAACACTTTCCTCTGA
- the CHCHD10 gene encoding coiled-coil-helix-coiled-coil-helix domain-containing protein 10, mitochondrial isoform X1: MPRGSRSMASRPASRPAAPSAHPPAHPPPSAAAPATAPSGQPGLMAQMATTAAGVAVGSAVGHVMGSALTGAFSGGSSEPSQPAAQQPLALYPQALTPTAPQHLQMGPCAYEIRQFLDCSTTQSDLSLCEGFSEALKQCKYNHGLSSLP, encoded by the exons ATGCCTCGGGGAAGCCGCAGCATGGCCTCCCGGCCAGCCAG CCGCCCCGCCGCGCCCTCTGCCCACCCGCCCGCGCACCCACCGCCCTCAGCAGCCGCCCCAGCAACCGCCCCTTCGGGCCAGCCGGGGCTCATGGCTCAGATGGCGACCACGGCCGCAGGGGTAGCCGTGGGCTCCGCTGTGGGACACGTCATGGGCAGCGCCCTGACCGGAGCCTTCAGCGGGGGGAGCTCGGAGCCCTCCCAGCCTGCTGCCCAGCAG CCTCTTGCACTGTACCCCCAGGCCCTCACCCCCACTGCCCCCCAGCACCTGCAGATGGGGCCCTGCGCCTATGAGATCAGGCAGTTCCTGGACTGTTCGACCACTCAGAGTGACCTGTCCCTGTGTGAGGGCTTCAGCGAGGCCCTGAAGCAGTGCAAGTACAACCATG GTCTGAGCTCACTGCCCTGA
- the CHCHD10 gene encoding coiled-coil-helix-coiled-coil-helix domain-containing protein 10, mitochondrial isoform X2: protein MPRGSRSMASRPASRPAAPSAHPPAHPPPSAAAPATAPSGQPGLMAQMATTAAGVAVGSAVGHVMGSALTGAFSGGSSEPSQPAAQQALTPTAPQHLQMGPCAYEIRQFLDCSTTQSDLSLCEGFSEALKQCKYNHGLSSLP from the exons ATGCCTCGGGGAAGCCGCAGCATGGCCTCCCGGCCAGCCAG CCGCCCCGCCGCGCCCTCTGCCCACCCGCCCGCGCACCCACCGCCCTCAGCAGCCGCCCCAGCAACCGCCCCTTCGGGCCAGCCGGGGCTCATGGCTCAGATGGCGACCACGGCCGCAGGGGTAGCCGTGGGCTCCGCTGTGGGACACGTCATGGGCAGCGCCCTGACCGGAGCCTTCAGCGGGGGGAGCTCGGAGCCCTCCCAGCCTGCTGCCCAGCAG GCCCTCACCCCCACTGCCCCCCAGCACCTGCAGATGGGGCCCTGCGCCTATGAGATCAGGCAGTTCCTGGACTGTTCGACCACTCAGAGTGACCTGTCCCTGTGTGAGGGCTTCAGCGAGGCCCTGAAGCAGTGCAAGTACAACCATG GTCTGAGCTCACTGCCCTGA
- the C16H22orf15 gene encoding uncharacterized protein C22orf15 homolog isoform X7 yields MFIKVMFGAGCSVLVNTSCRLVNLTAHLRQKAGLPPDATIALLAEDGNLVSLEEDLKEGAAWTQTMGNSLLKERAIYVLVRTISKRERTWSPPAMSPYWRTWMTITQSWQRNCAGCQASPLRATTGGSAWAPGVAAMSKAPLQGPERALIKVMDCTL; encoded by the exons ATGTTTATCAAGGTGATGTTTGGGG CCGGCTGCTCCGTGCTGGTGAACACCTCTTGCAGGCTGGTGAACCTCACCGCCCACCTGAGGCAGAAAGCAGGGTTGCCCCCAGATG CGACCATTGCTCTCCTGGCTGAGGACGGCAACCTAGTGAGCCTGGAGGAGGACCTGAAGGAAGGGGCTGCATGGACCCAAACCATGGGCAACTCCCTGCTGAAGGAGCGAGCCATATATGTCCTCGTTCGAACCATCAGTAAG AGGGAGAGGACATGGTCCCCACCCGCTATGAGTCCCTACTGGAGAACCTGGATGACCATTACCCAGAGCTGGCAG AGGAACTGCGCAGGCTGTCAGGCCTCTCCTCTGCGGGCCACAACTGGAGGAAGCGCATGGGCACCCGGCGTGGCCGCCATGAGCAAAGCCCCACTTCAAGGCCCAGAAAG GGCCCTGATTAAGGTGATGGATTGCACACTGTAG
- the C16H22orf15 gene encoding uncharacterized protein C22orf15 homolog isoform X6, whose product MFIKVMFGAGCSVLVNTSCRLVNLTAHLRQKAGLPPDASLHVLSATIALLAEDGNLVSLEEDLKEGAAWTQTMGNSLLKERAIYVLVRTISKRERTWSPPAMSPYWRTWMTITQSWQRNCAGCQASPLRATTGGSAWAPGVAAMSKAPLQGPERALIKVMDCTL is encoded by the exons ATGTTTATCAAGGTGATGTTTGGGG CCGGCTGCTCCGTGCTGGTGAACACCTCTTGCAGGCTGGTGAACCTCACCGCCCACCTGAGGCAGAAAGCAGGGTTGCCCCCAGATG cctctcTCCATGTCCTCTCAGCGACCATTGCTCTCCTGGCTGAGGACGGCAACCTAGTGAGCCTGGAGGAGGACCTGAAGGAAGGGGCTGCATGGACCCAAACCATGGGCAACTCCCTGCTGAAGGAGCGAGCCATATATGTCCTCGTTCGAACCATCAGTAAG AGGGAGAGGACATGGTCCCCACCCGCTATGAGTCCCTACTGGAGAACCTGGATGACCATTACCCAGAGCTGGCAG AGGAACTGCGCAGGCTGTCAGGCCTCTCCTCTGCGGGCCACAACTGGAGGAAGCGCATGGGCACCCGGCGTGGCCGCCATGAGCAAAGCCCCACTTCAAGGCCCAGAAAG GGCCCTGATTAAGGTGATGGATTGCACACTGTAG
- the C16H22orf15 gene encoding uncharacterized protein C22orf15 homolog isoform X11: MFIKVMFGAGCSVLVNTSCRLVNLTAHLRQKAGLPPDASLHVLSATIALLAEDGNLVSLEEDLKEGAAWTQTMGNSLLKERAIYVLVRTISKRERTWSPPAMSPYWRTWMTITQSWQGPD, from the exons ATGTTTATCAAGGTGATGTTTGGGG CCGGCTGCTCCGTGCTGGTGAACACCTCTTGCAGGCTGGTGAACCTCACCGCCCACCTGAGGCAGAAAGCAGGGTTGCCCCCAGATG cctctcTCCATGTCCTCTCAGCGACCATTGCTCTCCTGGCTGAGGACGGCAACCTAGTGAGCCTGGAGGAGGACCTGAAGGAAGGGGCTGCATGGACCCAAACCATGGGCAACTCCCTGCTGAAGGAGCGAGCCATATATGTCCTCGTTCGAACCATCAGTAAG AGGGAGAGGACATGGTCCCCACCCGCTATGAGTCCCTACTGGAGAACCTGGATGACCATTACCCAGAGCTGGCAG GGCCCTGATTAA
- the C16H22orf15 gene encoding uncharacterized protein C22orf15 homolog isoform X8 has product MFIKVMFGAGCSVLVNTSCRLVNLTAHLRQKAGLPPDATIALLAEDGNLVSLEEDLKEGAAWTQTMGNSLLKERAIYVLVRTIKGEDMVPTRYESLLENLDDHYPELAEELRRLSGLSSAGHNWRKRMGTRRGRHEQSPTSRPRKGPD; this is encoded by the exons ATGTTTATCAAGGTGATGTTTGGGG CCGGCTGCTCCGTGCTGGTGAACACCTCTTGCAGGCTGGTGAACCTCACCGCCCACCTGAGGCAGAAAGCAGGGTTGCCCCCAGATG CGACCATTGCTCTCCTGGCTGAGGACGGCAACCTAGTGAGCCTGGAGGAGGACCTGAAGGAAGGGGCTGCATGGACCCAAACCATGGGCAACTCCCTGCTGAAGGAGCGAGCCATATATGTCCTCGTTCGAACCATCA AGGGAGAGGACATGGTCCCCACCCGCTATGAGTCCCTACTGGAGAACCTGGATGACCATTACCCAGAGCTGGCAG AGGAACTGCGCAGGCTGTCAGGCCTCTCCTCTGCGGGCCACAACTGGAGGAAGCGCATGGGCACCCGGCGTGGCCGCCATGAGCAAAGCCCCACTTCAAGGCCCAGAAAG GGCCCTGATTAA
- the C16H22orf15 gene encoding uncharacterized protein C22orf15 homolog isoform X4 — MFIKVMFGAGCSVLVNTSCRLVNLTAHLRQKAGLPPDASLHVLSATIALLAEDGNLVSLEEDLKEGAAWTQTMGNSLLKERAIYVLVRTISKRERTWSPPAMSPYWRTWMTITQSWQVSVRVQPRGRAYLLPSPYQQDFPGLPEELRRLSGLSSAGHNWRKRMGTRRGRHEQSPTSRPRKGPD; from the exons ATGTTTATCAAGGTGATGTTTGGGG CCGGCTGCTCCGTGCTGGTGAACACCTCTTGCAGGCTGGTGAACCTCACCGCCCACCTGAGGCAGAAAGCAGGGTTGCCCCCAGATG cctctcTCCATGTCCTCTCAGCGACCATTGCTCTCCTGGCTGAGGACGGCAACCTAGTGAGCCTGGAGGAGGACCTGAAGGAAGGGGCTGCATGGACCCAAACCATGGGCAACTCCCTGCTGAAGGAGCGAGCCATATATGTCCTCGTTCGAACCATCAGTAAG AGGGAGAGGACATGGTCCCCACCCGCTATGAGTCCCTACTGGAGAACCTGGATGACCATTACCCAGAGCTGGCAGGTGAGTGTCAGGGTACAGCCCAGGGGGAGGGCATACCTTCTCCCTAGCCCCTACCAGCAGGACTTCCCGGGCCTTCCAGAGGAACTGCGCAGGCTGTCAGGCCTCTCCTCTGCGGGCCACAACTGGAGGAAGCGCATGGGCACCCGGCGTGGCCGCCATGAGCAAAGCCCCACTTCAAGGCCCAGAAAG GGCCCTGATTAA
- the C16H22orf15 gene encoding uncharacterized protein C22orf15 homolog isoform X1 has translation MFIKVMFGAGCSVLVNTSCRLVNLTAHLRQKAGLPPDASLHVLSATIALLAEDGNLVSLEEDLKEGAAWTQTMGNSLLKERAIYVLVRTISKRERTWSPPAMSPYWRTWMTITQSWQVSVRVQPRGRAYLLPSPYQQDFPGLPEELRRLSGLSSAGHNWRKRMGTRRGRHEQSPTSRPRKGLFFHSGRPGDLAHHCQLAKLDSDPRGLAMTSALCDQVQTDSNLARLLLQNLELLRSCISKRGKGPD, from the exons ATGTTTATCAAGGTGATGTTTGGGG CCGGCTGCTCCGTGCTGGTGAACACCTCTTGCAGGCTGGTGAACCTCACCGCCCACCTGAGGCAGAAAGCAGGGTTGCCCCCAGATG cctctcTCCATGTCCTCTCAGCGACCATTGCTCTCCTGGCTGAGGACGGCAACCTAGTGAGCCTGGAGGAGGACCTGAAGGAAGGGGCTGCATGGACCCAAACCATGGGCAACTCCCTGCTGAAGGAGCGAGCCATATATGTCCTCGTTCGAACCATCAGTAAG AGGGAGAGGACATGGTCCCCACCCGCTATGAGTCCCTACTGGAGAACCTGGATGACCATTACCCAGAGCTGGCAGGTGAGTGTCAGGGTACAGCCCAGGGGGAGGGCATACCTTCTCCCTAGCCCCTACCAGCAGGACTTCCCGGGCCTTCCAGAGGAACTGCGCAGGCTGTCAGGCCTCTCCTCTGCGGGCCACAACTGGAGGAAGCGCATGGGCACCCGGCGTGGCCGCCATGAGCAAAGCCCCACTTCAAGGCCCAGAAAG GGCTTGTTCTTCCATTCTGGCAGGCCCGGGGACCTGGCACACCACTGCCAACTAGCCAAGTTGGACTCAGACCCAAGGGGGTTAGCCATGACCTCTGCCTTGTGTGATCAGGTGCAAACAGACAGCAACCTAGCACGACTCCTCTTGCAGAATCTGGAATTGCTGAGAAGTTGCATCAGCAAGAGGGGCAAG GGCCCTGATTAA
- the C16H22orf15 gene encoding uncharacterized protein C22orf15 homolog isoform X3 has protein sequence MFIKVMFGAGCSVLVNTSCRLVNLTAHLRQKAGLPPDASLHVLSATIALLAEDGNLVSLEEDLKEGAAWTQTMGNSLLKERAIYVLVRTISKRERTWSPPAMSPYWRTWMTITQSWQVSVRVQPRGRAYLLPSPYQQDFPGLPEELRRLSGLSSAGHNWRKRMGTRRGRHEQSPTSRPRKARGPGTPLPTSQVGLRPKGVSHDLCLV, from the exons ATGTTTATCAAGGTGATGTTTGGGG CCGGCTGCTCCGTGCTGGTGAACACCTCTTGCAGGCTGGTGAACCTCACCGCCCACCTGAGGCAGAAAGCAGGGTTGCCCCCAGATG cctctcTCCATGTCCTCTCAGCGACCATTGCTCTCCTGGCTGAGGACGGCAACCTAGTGAGCCTGGAGGAGGACCTGAAGGAAGGGGCTGCATGGACCCAAACCATGGGCAACTCCCTGCTGAAGGAGCGAGCCATATATGTCCTCGTTCGAACCATCAGTAAG AGGGAGAGGACATGGTCCCCACCCGCTATGAGTCCCTACTGGAGAACCTGGATGACCATTACCCAGAGCTGGCAGGTGAGTGTCAGGGTACAGCCCAGGGGGAGGGCATACCTTCTCCCTAGCCCCTACCAGCAGGACTTCCCGGGCCTTCCAGAGGAACTGCGCAGGCTGTCAGGCCTCTCCTCTGCGGGCCACAACTGGAGGAAGCGCATGGGCACCCGGCGTGGCCGCCATGAGCAAAGCCCCACTTCAAGGCCCAGAAAG GCCCGGGGACCTGGCACACCACTGCCAACTAGCCAAGTTGGACTCAGACCCAAGGGGGTTAGCCATGACCTCTGCCTTGTGTGA
- the C16H22orf15 gene encoding uncharacterized protein C22orf15 homolog isoform X10: MFIKVMFGAGCSVLVNTSCRLVNLTAHLRQKAGLPPDASLHVLSATIALLAEDGNLVSLEEDLKEGAAWTQTMGNSLLKERAIYVLVRTIKGEDMVPTRYESLLENLDDHYPELAGPGTWHTTAN, encoded by the exons ATGTTTATCAAGGTGATGTTTGGGG CCGGCTGCTCCGTGCTGGTGAACACCTCTTGCAGGCTGGTGAACCTCACCGCCCACCTGAGGCAGAAAGCAGGGTTGCCCCCAGATG cctctcTCCATGTCCTCTCAGCGACCATTGCTCTCCTGGCTGAGGACGGCAACCTAGTGAGCCTGGAGGAGGACCTGAAGGAAGGGGCTGCATGGACCCAAACCATGGGCAACTCCCTGCTGAAGGAGCGAGCCATATATGTCCTCGTTCGAACCATCA AGGGAGAGGACATGGTCCCCACCCGCTATGAGTCCCTACTGGAGAACCTGGATGACCATTACCCAGAGCTGGCAG GCCCGGGGACCTGGCACACCACTGCCAACTAG
- the C16H22orf15 gene encoding uncharacterized protein C22orf15 homolog isoform X2, producing MFIKVMFGAGCSVLVNTSCRLVNLTAHLRQKAGLPPDASLHVLSATIALLAEDGNLVSLEEDLKEGAAWTQTMGNSLLKERAIYVLVRTISKRERTWSPPAMSPYWRTWMTITQSWQVSVRVQPRGRAYLLPSPYQQDFPGLPEELRRLSGLSSAGHNWRKRMGTRRGRHEQSPTSRPRKASQMWHRGWHTVGAQCTTAGRTQRRRQHGV from the exons ATGTTTATCAAGGTGATGTTTGGGG CCGGCTGCTCCGTGCTGGTGAACACCTCTTGCAGGCTGGTGAACCTCACCGCCCACCTGAGGCAGAAAGCAGGGTTGCCCCCAGATG cctctcTCCATGTCCTCTCAGCGACCATTGCTCTCCTGGCTGAGGACGGCAACCTAGTGAGCCTGGAGGAGGACCTGAAGGAAGGGGCTGCATGGACCCAAACCATGGGCAACTCCCTGCTGAAGGAGCGAGCCATATATGTCCTCGTTCGAACCATCAGTAAG AGGGAGAGGACATGGTCCCCACCCGCTATGAGTCCCTACTGGAGAACCTGGATGACCATTACCCAGAGCTGGCAGGTGAGTGTCAGGGTACAGCCCAGGGGGAGGGCATACCTTCTCCCTAGCCCCTACCAGCAGGACTTCCCGGGCCTTCCAGAGGAACTGCGCAGGCTGTCAGGCCTCTCCTCTGCGGGCCACAACTGGAGGAAGCGCATGGGCACCCGGCGTGGCCGCCATGAGCAAAGCCCCACTTCAAGGCCCAGAAAG GCTTCACAGATGTGGCATAggggctggcacacagtaggagctcagTGCACAACTGCTGGACGAACTCAACGAAGGCGGCAGCATGGTGTGTGA
- the C16H22orf15 gene encoding uncharacterized protein C22orf15 homolog isoform X5, which produces MFIKVMFGAGCSVLVNTSCRLVNLTAHLRQKAGLPPDASLHVLSATIALLAEDGNLVSLEEDLKEGAAWTQTMGNSLLKERAIYVLVRTISKRERTWSPPAMSPYWRTWMTITQSWQRNCAGCQASPLRATTGGSAWAPGVAAMSKAPLQGPERLHRCGIGAGTQ; this is translated from the exons ATGTTTATCAAGGTGATGTTTGGGG CCGGCTGCTCCGTGCTGGTGAACACCTCTTGCAGGCTGGTGAACCTCACCGCCCACCTGAGGCAGAAAGCAGGGTTGCCCCCAGATG cctctcTCCATGTCCTCTCAGCGACCATTGCTCTCCTGGCTGAGGACGGCAACCTAGTGAGCCTGGAGGAGGACCTGAAGGAAGGGGCTGCATGGACCCAAACCATGGGCAACTCCCTGCTGAAGGAGCGAGCCATATATGTCCTCGTTCGAACCATCAGTAAG AGGGAGAGGACATGGTCCCCACCCGCTATGAGTCCCTACTGGAGAACCTGGATGACCATTACCCAGAGCTGGCAG AGGAACTGCGCAGGCTGTCAGGCCTCTCCTCTGCGGGCCACAACTGGAGGAAGCGCATGGGCACCCGGCGTGGCCGCCATGAGCAAAGCCCCACTTCAAGGCCCAGAAAG GCTTCACAGATGTGGCATAggggctggcacacagtag
- the C16H22orf15 gene encoding uncharacterized protein C22orf15 homolog isoform X9 has product MFIKVMFGAGCSVLVNTSCRLVNLTAHLRQKAGLPPDASLHVLSATIALLAEDGNLVSLEEDLKEGAAWTQTMGNSLLKERAIYVLVRTIKGEDMVPTRYESLLENLDDHYPELAGLPGPSRGTAQAVRPLLCGPQLEEAHGHPAWPP; this is encoded by the exons ATGTTTATCAAGGTGATGTTTGGGG CCGGCTGCTCCGTGCTGGTGAACACCTCTTGCAGGCTGGTGAACCTCACCGCCCACCTGAGGCAGAAAGCAGGGTTGCCCCCAGATG cctctcTCCATGTCCTCTCAGCGACCATTGCTCTCCTGGCTGAGGACGGCAACCTAGTGAGCCTGGAGGAGGACCTGAAGGAAGGGGCTGCATGGACCCAAACCATGGGCAACTCCCTGCTGAAGGAGCGAGCCATATATGTCCTCGTTCGAACCATCA AGGGAGAGGACATGGTCCCCACCCGCTATGAGTCCCTACTGGAGAACCTGGATGACCATTACCCAGAGCTGGCAG GACTTCCCGGGCCTTCCAGAGGAACTGCGCAGGCTGTCAGGCCTCTCCTCTGCGGGCCACAACTGGAGGAAGCGCATGGGCACCCGGCGTGGCCGCCATGA